In one window of Candidatus Avedoeria danica DNA:
- a CDS encoding GNAT family N-acetyltransferase: MSIPTTLPSLSSVPIEPAYPFQPERIPREALRAGPYSVRWAQDEADLDAVLQLRFKIFNLELGEGLAESFATGRDRDPFDAWCHHLMVTDVEGGQLVGTYRAHTKPMADSGLGWYSATLFDVATLPGDVLERAAETGRACIAAHHRNGRVLYLLWKGLATYLDYNGCDFMFGCTSLTTQDPEEGLAALDWLEAEGFMHPTWRCSPQPAHQCVVDPDHSISTLPEVNIPQLMRIYLHHGCKILGPPAIDREFKTIDFLTILNVREMDERVRRKLFGT, encoded by the coding sequence GTGTCGATCCCGACGACCCTGCCGAGCCTGTCCTCTGTGCCGATCGAGCCCGCCTACCCGTTCCAACCCGAGCGGATCCCGCGGGAAGCGCTCCGCGCGGGTCCGTATTCGGTCCGCTGGGCGCAAGACGAGGCCGACCTCGACGCCGTTCTCCAGCTGCGGTTCAAGATCTTCAACCTGGAACTCGGCGAGGGCTTGGCCGAGTCGTTCGCCACCGGCCGCGACCGCGATCCGTTCGACGCATGGTGCCACCACCTGATGGTCACGGACGTCGAGGGCGGCCAGCTCGTCGGCACGTACCGCGCCCACACGAAGCCGATGGCGGACAGCGGTCTTGGCTGGTACTCCGCAACGCTGTTCGACGTGGCCACGCTTCCGGGCGACGTCCTCGAGCGCGCTGCCGAGACCGGTCGGGCGTGCATTGCCGCACACCACCGCAACGGCCGGGTGCTCTACCTGCTCTGGAAGGGGCTGGCCACTTACCTGGACTACAATGGCTGCGACTTCATGTTCGGCTGCACGTCCCTGACGACGCAGGATCCGGAAGAGGGACTGGCGGCCCTCGACTGGCTGGAAGCGGAGGGCTTCATGCATCCGACATGGCGCTGCAGCCCCCAACCGGCACATCAGTGCGTCGTCGATCCCGATCACTCCATCTCAACGTTGCCCGAGGTGAACATCCCCCAGCTCATGCGCATCTACCTCCACCACGGCTGCAAGATCCTCGGCCCGCCGGCGATCGACCGCGAGTTCAAGACGATCGACTTCTTGACGATATTGAACGTGCGGGAGATGGACGAGCGCGTCCGACGCAAGTTGTTCGGGACCTGA
- a CDS encoding 1-acyl-sn-glycerol-3-phosphate acyltransferase translates to MAMAKRLRPPTSPASSDRRIAAAALAARRRARAVVRATALVTVTAVGYGGLVAGQTVLGRTTPAARRFRQRMFRRWCGVVVRILGICIQVRGELPTAPFMLVTNHLSYIDILVLGASLEAVFLARHDIATWPVIGWAAERLGTVFINRRDFGDLQSVNATIHGVLERGDGVVLFPEGTSTDGRKVGPFRSPVLEPAAALKLPVAYGALSYATPPGEPPAHNSVCWWGDAEFAPHFWAMLHIAAIDAPLAFGPDRVEHADRKALAAALHERVTAMFVPVITGEGS, encoded by the coding sequence ATGGCGATGGCCAAGCGGCTGCGGCCACCGACGTCGCCGGCCTCGTCCGACCGTCGGATCGCGGCAGCCGCACTCGCCGCGCGGCGAAGGGCGCGGGCCGTCGTGCGTGCGACGGCGCTCGTCACCGTGACCGCCGTCGGGTACGGCGGGCTCGTCGCCGGCCAGACCGTCCTCGGCCGCACGACGCCGGCCGCCCGGCGCTTCCGGCAGCGCATGTTCCGCCGCTGGTGCGGTGTCGTCGTCCGCATCCTCGGCATCTGCATCCAGGTGCGCGGCGAACTGCCGACCGCGCCGTTCATGCTCGTGACGAACCACCTCAGCTATATCGACATCCTCGTCCTTGGCGCGAGCCTCGAAGCCGTGTTCCTCGCCCGCCACGACATCGCGACGTGGCCGGTCATCGGGTGGGCGGCGGAACGGCTCGGAACGGTCTTCATCAACCGCCGTGACTTCGGCGACCTCCAGTCCGTGAACGCCACGATCCACGGCGTCCTCGAACGCGGCGACGGCGTCGTCCTGTTCCCCGAGGGGACCTCGACGGACGGCCGCAAGGTCGGCCCGTTCCGATCGCCCGTCCTCGAGCCCGCCGCCGCGCTCAAGCTGCCGGTGGCCTACGGCGCGCTCTCGTACGCCACGCCGCCCGGCGAGCCGCCGGCCCACAACAGCGTCTGCTGGTGGGGCGATGCCGAGTTCGCGCCCCATTTCTGGGCGATGCTCCACATCGCCGCCATCGACGCGCCGCTGGCCTTCGGCCCCGACCGAGTGGAGCACGCGGACCGCAAGGCATTGGCCGCCGCGCTCCACGAACGGGTGACGGCGATGTTCGTGCCCGTCATCACAGGAGAGGGTTCATGA
- a CDS encoding NRDE family protein, translated as MSTDVALAAANIAFVRQAIDLLETIDDHAFTRTSPPVYTSGVGAHLRHCIDHYARFLDGHRAGLIDYDARDRDQRLETNRLFARRALLDIANALAAVAPEDVDRSVDIVIDCGPVDGADGIDPRCPSTVRRELLFLVSHTVHHYALIAHILRHQAIPVPAGFGVAPSTLRHRGGLAGGLAGRAGRRAHRSRARGRADGRGRLRPPSAPATVPMCTITWLDDPDGGYALLFNRDERRSRGAAAPPTVAACDGVPYLAPTDRDAGGTWLGVNAHGVTVGLLNHYVADAARTADAARVSADAPRWADTRAPEALWPSRGQLVRRLMACATVDDVVHRLADAGTAAAFRPFEVLTLDTGGGRVRATWDGRSLAIARAPVVRPPISSSGFATAEVLAVRAATYDVLVGPDPAAARPDVGDRLDGPARLARLEAFQRSHVPERGGFSVCMHRPEAHTVSLTMLGVEREQVWMRYGPGPACTAVLGRALTLPRCGGAR; from the coding sequence ATGAGCACCGACGTCGCGCTCGCCGCGGCCAACATCGCCTTCGTCCGACAAGCGATCGACCTCTTGGAGACGATCGACGACCACGCCTTCACGCGGACGTCGCCGCCCGTGTACACCAGCGGCGTCGGCGCCCACTTGCGGCACTGCATCGACCACTACGCCCGCTTCCTTGACGGACACCGCGCCGGCCTGATCGATTACGATGCCCGCGACCGCGACCAGCGGCTCGAGACCAACCGTCTCTTCGCCCGCCGCGCGTTGCTGGACATCGCCAACGCCCTGGCGGCCGTTGCGCCCGAGGACGTGGACCGGTCGGTCGACATCGTCATCGACTGCGGCCCGGTGGATGGCGCCGACGGAATCGATCCTCGCTGCCCGTCGACGGTGCGGCGCGAGCTCCTGTTCCTCGTCAGCCACACCGTCCACCACTACGCGCTCATCGCCCACATCCTGCGCCACCAGGCCATCCCGGTGCCGGCCGGCTTCGGCGTCGCGCCGTCGACGCTTCGGCACCGCGGCGGGCTGGCCGGCGGGCTGGCCGGACGGGCTGGCCGACGGGCACACCGCAGCCGCGCGCGAGGCCGAGCGGACGGTCGCGGGCGCCTGAGGCCGCCGTCCGCACCCGCGACCGTCCCGATGTGCACGATCACTTGGCTCGACGACCCCGACGGCGGATACGCGCTGCTGTTCAACCGTGACGAGCGCCGCAGTCGCGGGGCCGCCGCCCCGCCGACCGTCGCGGCGTGCGACGGCGTGCCCTACCTGGCCCCAACGGACCGCGACGCCGGCGGCACGTGGCTCGGCGTGAACGCGCATGGCGTGACGGTCGGGCTGTTGAACCACTACGTCGCCGACGCCGCACGGACGGCCGACGCCGCACGTGTATCGGCCGACGCCCCACGGTGGGCCGACACACGTGCGCCCGAAGCCCTCTGGCCATCCCGCGGGCAGCTCGTGCGCCGGCTGATGGCGTGCGCCACCGTCGACGACGTCGTCCATCGTCTCGCCGACGCGGGGACTGCCGCCGCCTTCCGCCCGTTCGAAGTGCTGACGCTCGACACCGGCGGCGGCAGGGTGCGCGCCACGTGGGACGGCCGAAGCCTCGCGATCGCACGGGCGCCGGTCGTCCGCCCGCCGATCAGCTCGTCGGGATTCGCCACGGCCGAAGTGCTGGCCGTCCGGGCCGCGACGTACGACGTTCTCGTCGGGCCTGACCCGGCGGCGGCGCGGCCGGACGTCGGCGATCGACTCGACGGTCCGGCGCGCCTGGCACGCCTCGAGGCGTTTCAGCGCTCGCACGTGCCGGAGCGCGGCGGCTTCTCGGTGTGCATGCACCGCCCGGAGGCCCACACCGTCAGCCTGACGATGCTCGGCGTCGAGCGCGAACAGGTGTGGATGCGCTATGGGCCCGGGCCGGCCTGCACCGCCGTCCTCGGGCGGGCGCTGACGCTCCCGCGCTGCGGTGGCGCCCGATGA
- a CDS encoding RNA-binding S4 domain-containing protein — protein sequence MGAQDSDPGATVIRLGQFLKLAGLVNSGGEAKLRIGDGEVTVNGSVETRRRRQLKNGDVVAVEGTEAVVDLVVDLTEDDT from the coding sequence CTGGGCGCCCAGGACAGCGACCCCGGCGCGACCGTCATCCGTCTCGGCCAGTTCCTCAAGCTCGCCGGCTTGGTCAACTCGGGCGGCGAGGCCAAGCTGCGGATCGGTGACGGCGAGGTCACGGTAAACGGGAGCGTCGAGACGCGGCGGCGCCGGCAACTGAAGAACGGCGACGTCGTGGCCGTCGAAGGGACGGAGGCGGTTGTCGATCTGGTCGTCGATCTGACGGAGGACGATACCTGA
- a CDS encoding arginine deiminase, with protein MGSFSIGSDIGPLQAVIVHEPGVEIENVTPHTAADALYDDILFLGPARAEHRQMTAVLAKVADVLPLVDLLADVLEDGAVRTALLDSICTRHGCPDHAVDLAALPAAALARALIGGVPERANTLARHIDPSRFALPPQPNAFFTRDPAFGIGDRVFVGSFARPVRADESDLMRAVLTHHPRLGGRTVDIGSRGGPGASIEGGDVVVVRDDLVIVGWSERTNVAGIDALLTALAEDGKTRDVLVVALPAGRATFHLDKVFTLLDHDTCVAYPPLITGDHGCRVTVAELAGGVVRGFRDAHGLLHALARRGVELTVVPCGGVDPVSQDREQWACGTNFLALAPGKVLGYGRNEATFAALANHGFRIVPADDVIAGRVDMGAPGRIAVALDGGECLRGGGGVRCMTLPVARRPAWGA; from the coding sequence ATGGGGAGCTTCAGCATCGGCTCGGACATCGGACCGCTGCAGGCGGTCATCGTCCACGAGCCGGGCGTCGAGATCGAGAACGTCACGCCGCACACCGCGGCGGACGCGCTGTACGACGACATCCTCTTCCTCGGCCCGGCGCGCGCCGAGCACCGGCAGATGACCGCCGTACTCGCCAAGGTCGCCGATGTGCTCCCCCTTGTCGACCTGCTGGCCGACGTCCTCGAGGACGGTGCCGTGCGGACGGCCCTCCTGGATTCGATCTGCACGCGCCATGGTTGTCCCGACCACGCCGTGGATCTCGCCGCCCTCCCGGCGGCCGCGCTGGCCCGGGCGCTGATCGGCGGCGTGCCCGAGCGCGCGAACACGCTCGCTCGGCACATCGACCCGTCGCGGTTCGCGCTGCCGCCGCAGCCGAACGCGTTCTTCACGCGCGATCCGGCGTTCGGCATCGGCGACCGCGTCTTCGTCGGGTCGTTCGCCCGCCCGGTGCGCGCCGACGAGAGCGATCTCATGCGCGCCGTGCTGACCCACCACCCCCGCCTCGGCGGCCGGACCGTCGACATCGGCTCGCGCGGCGGGCCGGGTGCGTCCATCGAGGGCGGCGATGTCGTCGTCGTGCGCGACGATCTCGTCATCGTCGGCTGGAGCGAGCGGACGAACGTCGCGGGCATCGACGCGCTGCTCACGGCGCTGGCCGAGGACGGGAAGACGCGCGACGTCCTCGTCGTGGCGCTCCCGGCCGGTCGGGCGACATTCCACCTCGACAAGGTCTTCACGCTGCTCGATCACGACACGTGCGTGGCCTACCCGCCGCTGATCACGGGCGACCACGGCTGCCGGGTGACCGTCGCCGAGCTCGCGGGCGGGGTCGTTCGCGGCTTCCGCGACGCGCACGGCCTGCTGCACGCCCTCGCCCGGCGCGGCGTCGAGCTGACCGTTGTGCCGTGCGGCGGTGTGGACCCGGTGAGCCAGGACCGTGAACAGTGGGCGTGTGGGACGAACTTCCTGGCCCTCGCACCCGGCAAGGTGCTCGGCTACGGCCGCAACGAGGCGACGTTTGCCGCGCTGGCGAACCACGGCTTCCGCATCGTCCCCGCCGACGACGTCATCGCGGGCCGCGTCGACATGGGCGCGCCGGGTCGCATCGCGGTGGCGCTCGACGGGGGCGAGTGCCTGCGCGGCGGCGGCGGCGTGCGCTGCATGACGCTGCCGGTGGCCCGCCGGCCGGCCTGGGGCGCTTGA
- a CDS encoding DUF2089 domain-containing protein, translating to MYPHVQSCPACRGSLVTTRLWCPECDITLEGRFDGGGAFGGLTAEQLAFVATFVRCEGKFTRMQRELDLSYPTLRTRLHACIRAMGFEPGEDGGAAPETDARRAKVLADLDAGVLSVAQAIEALEGDG from the coding sequence ATGTACCCCCACGTCCAGTCCTGCCCCGCCTGCCGGGGATCGCTCGTCACCACCCGTCTGTGGTGCCCCGAGTGCGACATCACCCTCGAAGGACGCTTCGACGGCGGCGGCGCGTTCGGCGGCTTGACCGCCGAGCAGCTGGCATTCGTGGCGACGTTCGTGCGCTGCGAGGGCAAGTTCACCCGCATGCAGCGCGAACTCGATCTCTCCTACCCGACGCTGCGCACCCGCCTGCACGCCTGCATCCGCGCGATGGGCTTCGAGCCCGGCGAAGACGGCGGCGCCGCGCCGGAGACGGACGCCCGCCGCGCCAAGGTGCTGGCCGACCTGGATGCCGGCGTGCTCAGCGTCGCGCAGGCGATCGAGGCGCTCGAAGGGGACGGCTAG
- a CDS encoding UTP--glucose-1-phosphate uridylyltransferase: MAAAAVPEIAVRTFRHAYDQLHGGATGHIAGRDALPPEGLADLAALGHHAAAGRAALDRTVVLRLNGGLGTSMGLRGPKSLLPVRDGWTFLDIIARQVLALRAETGARLPLLLMNSFATRAPTLAALAAYPDLATDVPLDFLQHQVPKVWAHDLMPVDWPADRTLEWCPPGHGDLYPALASSGVLDALLAAGYAYAFVSNADNLGATLDLSLLGWLAAEHVPFGVEVTRRTVLDRKGGHLAQRADGALMLRELAQCPPDEVDDFQDIERYAWFNTNNLWLHLPTLRAELDAHGGVLALPLIRNRKPVDPTDPSSPPAIQLETAMGAAVGVFKGARAVRVPRVRFAPVKKNDDLLLVRSDAYRLDDAWRIVPAPPFADGSRPLPAVRLDDAHWRSVQDLDAGFPAGPPSMTDCRTLAITGRYRFGRGVVAQGDVALVNDGPDVIAIPDGARLSNGEFSKQS, encoded by the coding sequence ATGGCCGCCGCTGCCGTGCCCGAGATCGCCGTCCGGACGTTCCGGCATGCGTACGATCAGCTGCACGGCGGCGCCACCGGTCACATCGCGGGCCGCGATGCCCTACCGCCCGAGGGGCTGGCCGATCTCGCCGCCCTCGGCCACCATGCCGCAGCCGGGCGGGCCGCCCTGGATCGCACCGTCGTTCTCCGGCTGAACGGTGGGCTCGGCACGAGCATGGGCCTGCGCGGGCCGAAGTCGCTGCTGCCCGTGCGGGACGGCTGGACGTTCCTCGACATCATCGCCCGCCAGGTCCTCGCGCTGCGGGCCGAGACGGGCGCACGGCTGCCGCTGCTCCTCATGAACAGCTTTGCGACGCGCGCGCCGACGCTGGCCGCGCTGGCCGCCTATCCGGACCTCGCCACCGACGTCCCGCTCGACTTCCTGCAGCACCAGGTGCCCAAGGTCTGGGCGCACGATCTCATGCCCGTCGACTGGCCGGCCGATCGCACGCTGGAGTGGTGCCCGCCCGGCCACGGCGACCTCTACCCGGCCCTTGCATCCTCCGGCGTACTGGATGCCCTTCTGGCGGCCGGCTACGCATACGCCTTCGTCAGCAACGCCGACAACCTGGGGGCAACGCTCGATCTCTCGCTCCTCGGCTGGCTGGCCGCCGAGCACGTCCCGTTCGGTGTCGAGGTCACGCGGCGCACCGTGCTGGATCGCAAGGGCGGCCACCTGGCGCAACGCGCGGACGGCGCGCTTATGCTGCGCGAGCTCGCCCAGTGCCCGCCGGACGAGGTCGACGACTTCCAGGACATCGAGCGCTATGCCTGGTTCAACACGAACAACCTCTGGCTCCACCTGCCGACGCTGCGCGCCGAACTCGACGCGCACGGCGGCGTGTTGGCGCTGCCGCTCATCCGCAACCGCAAGCCCGTCGACCCGACCGACCCGTCGTCGCCGCCGGCGATTCAGCTCGAGACGGCGATGGGTGCGGCCGTCGGCGTGTTCAAGGGCGCGCGGGCGGTGCGCGTGCCGCGCGTTCGGTTTGCGCCGGTGAAGAAGAACGACGACCTCCTCCTCGTCCGTTCGGACGCCTACCGACTCGATGACGCGTGGCGCATCGTCCCCGCGCCGCCGTTTGCCGACGGCTCGCGTCCGCTGCCGGCCGTTCGGCTCGACGACGCGCACTGGCGCTCCGTGCAGGACCTCGATGCCGGGTTCCCGGCCGGTCCGCCGAGCATGACCGACTGCCGCACGCTCGCGATCACCGGCCGGTACCGCTTCGGCCGCGGCGTCGTCGCGCAGGGCGACGTGGCGCTGGTGAACGACGGACCGGACGTGATCGCGATCCCGGACGGGGCGCGGTTGAGCAATGGCGAATTCAGTAAGCAATCGTAA
- a CDS encoding basic amino acid ABC transporter substrate-binding protein, translating to MTLSVAAGFGLAACGSSEGYPAQRAQQQEQMAEPTSAYPAPGDAADSGPAESDGVDSGTMTGDSVAGLGGASLLIGTDATYPPMESTDESGNIVGFDPALMEAICVIADCQPTFKATAWDGIFAALAAGEFDALMSSITILPEREASGKAKFTVPYYSVGQVIVVRADNTTLTGVDGLTTATVGVQKATTGDTAATEKGGVPEANMRRFPNNVLAMQALKNGDVDAVVCDAPTAQRYISDDPAAFKLAGEPFTSEDYGILVPADRNDLLAAFNAAILTLQSDGTIDALLAEWEVGKPADDAADAADAAAVTSDGASASDAVTATSGATVP from the coding sequence TTGACCCTTTCCGTCGCGGCCGGCTTCGGCCTGGCGGCGTGCGGCAGCAGCGAAGGCTATCCGGCGCAGCGCGCGCAGCAGCAGGAGCAAATGGCCGAACCGACGTCGGCCTATCCGGCCCCCGGCGACGCAGCCGACAGCGGCCCCGCCGAAAGCGATGGGGTCGACAGCGGCACGATGACCGGCGACAGCGTGGCCGGCCTCGGCGGCGCGTCGCTGCTGATCGGCACGGACGCCACCTACCCGCCGATGGAGTCGACGGACGAATCCGGCAACATCGTCGGCTTCGATCCGGCGCTCATGGAAGCGATCTGTGTGATCGCGGACTGCCAGCCGACGTTCAAGGCGACGGCGTGGGACGGCATCTTCGCCGCGCTGGCCGCCGGCGAGTTCGACGCGCTGATGAGCTCGATCACGATCCTGCCCGAGCGCGAGGCGAGCGGCAAGGCGAAGTTCACCGTGCCGTACTACTCCGTCGGACAGGTGATCGTCGTCCGCGCGGACAACACGACGTTGACGGGTGTCGACGGCCTGACGACCGCCACGGTCGGGGTGCAGAAGGCAACGACGGGCGACACGGCCGCCACCGAAAAGGGCGGTGTGCCGGAGGCGAACATGCGGCGCTTCCCGAACAACGTGCTGGCGATGCAGGCGCTGAAGAACGGCGACGTGGACGCCGTCGTGTGCGACGCCCCGACCGCGCAGCGCTACATCAGCGACGATCCGGCGGCGTTCAAGCTGGCCGGCGAGCCGTTCACCAGCGAGGACTACGGGATCCTGGTCCCGGCCGACCGCAACGACTTGCTGGCCGCGTTCAACGCCGCGATCCTCACGCTCCAGTCGGACGGGACGATCGACGCGCTGCTGGCCGAGTGGGAGGTCGGCAAGCCGGCCGACGATGCCGCGGATGCGGCAGACGCCGCGGCGGTGACGAGCGACGGCGCATCGGCCAGCGACGCCGTCACCGCGACGTCGGGTGCCACCGTGCCATGA